The DNA segment CAACAAGCCCTCGAAAATATCTGGGGTTTCAAATGGTCAgccccctcctttccccctccatcctcacaACTCAGCTGCTAACCTATCCCAGCTCATGCGCCCTCTGCACCTCGCCCCCCGAAGTTCTCAAAAAGTCTGATAACAACCGCGCCCAAATCCGCTCCTACCAAGCCTCCATCCCCCAACTcgcccaagaagaaaaatTTGAAGAAGCGCTCCAGCAAGCGGAGCACATGTTCCAGctcgtcgaggaggagggtctCACCGATCAGATGTCTGACATGTATGAGTATCCAGCCAGGATGTACTACCACGTTGGCAACCTGGACAAGGCGTTGGAGTATACTCTTAAAgtgaagagggagattgatgggtttggggtgccGGGGAAGTTTGGGCAGGAGAAGCTGCAGGCGATGGAGGGGATCATCAGGcggttggagatggagatcaagatcaagagggagagagaagagcAGTTTGGGAAACAGGCgaagttgagggggaaggcgaggagggttgtGATGGGGATGCCTTGATACCTCAGTGTAGGTTCATCTTGGTGGTAATGCCTTTTTTGGTTCTGCTCATATCTTTCCATACCTTACATGACGATCTGGTTTTGATACCGTTCTTGACTCGCAGTCGTATCCAAAAAGAGGCAATGGCATTCATGCTGAAAGATTGCAACTTACCATTTTAGCGACCCTATAAGTCGATGTTAAATGGTCGTATATATGCTGTGTCACCATGGTAATTATTGCTGTATCATCCTAGATATGGACCGTCTGCATCCCGACAACCCACAATGGTGCGTGGGTTTgtcgccatcaccaacttccCCGCGATCAAGTCTCAAGACTGATTTTCACAACAGTACAACAGTATCCATGAGTAAACTTTAGTGTTAATTCCTTTTCCGACTTGACCCAAGTTCTAACATCAAAGTAGCATTCTCGCAACGCTGATCCGATCGGAGGACATATTTCCACCACTCAGGGGCGATTTCAGGGGTGGCCTTGGCGCGATCTCTTGGCCAAGACGGAtaaaatcaccaccaccatgtctTGAAGGAGGTCTCACGCTGCAAGCCATCGTGTTTTTCTAAGCAGGGTTCCCCGCTGGGATGGTAACCCATTGAGCTTATTCACCGTCATGTCACGTCATGACAACACTGGCCCTTTACTATAAGAGCTTAAGCAATCACCGCAATTTACACAGGGCTGGTCGCTCACGACTAGTTTGAGACATCACCCACACAATGCGGTTCAACCTTCTCTTACTGTTTGCTCCCTTATCACGggctctccccctcctccccacctccctcttcggcCTCGCCTCCTGGGACGTGGAAGGCTTCGCGAGAGATAACCCCCTCGGCCCTACCACCGGCGGCAAAGGCGGTCCCACTGTCACCGTGTCCACCGTCGCAGACTTCAAAGCAGCAGTCACCGGTGATGAACCAAAGATTGTCCTCGTCAGTGGAGAACTAAACTTCCCTTCGAGGCCCAAAATCGGGTCCAACAAGTCAGTGATCGGGGTGGGCAAAACAGCGCAGATAACCGGGTCAGGGTTGGATATCGTCAACGCGACGAATGTGATTATCCAGAATCTGAAGATTAGTTTTATTCTGGATAACGACTGCATCACGATAAGAAACTCGACGAGGGTGTGGGTGGACCACAACGAGTTTACGAGCGATATCTCCAAGGGGCCAGATGAATACGTGGGTGGTTTTCCTGTTCCCTTTCCCTGAGCCCAACTTGCTGATGCTCCGTAGGACGGCCAGGTTGACATCATCCGCGGCTCCGACTGGATCACCGTCTCGTGGAACTACTTCCACGACCACTGGAAGTCCTCCCTCGTCGGCAACGACGCTAACTTCCGTGACATTGACTTTGGCCACCTGCACATCACctaccaccacaaccactgGCGCAACGAGGGGACTCGCGGTCCGGCCGGACGGTTTGGTCATCAGCACGTCTACAACAACTTGTATGAGGACTTTTTGTACCAGGCTATCCACTCGAGGTCGGATAACcaggtgctggtggaggggaatgtCTTTAGGGGTAAGACGAGGGAGGCGTTGAGTACGTATGGGTTGGTGATCCCGGAGGATTCGCCAAACACGTGTGTttgtggggatgaggagctggatgggTTTGCGAATTTAGGGGCCAGTAAGTGTTTCCGTCTTGTTGTGGGGTGGGAATATGGTTGCTGACAGGAGTTGTGTTTAGGAAACGACTGGGGCGGGGCAACGGTCAACATCACGCAGGTGGGAGACTTTGTGAAGGCGCCGTACAAGTACAAGTTGACGccgctgctgttggtgtctCCGTTGGTGAAGTTTGGCGCGGGAGTAGGGAAGATCTGAGTGAAGTCGCAGTAATATCAAGTCATTTGAGGATACAATGGGGAAGAAAAGCTGATATTTTGCCTCGCCTGTGCTTGGCCGCCACTTCAGCCCGATGTAACCACCTCCCGGCAGGAGACAAACGGAATACCAAGCATGTTGTGATTTGTTCATGGGGATCATTCATGGTCATGAAAATTCAAAACATGCAGCCTCCCACCTATGAggagctggggttgttgttgttgatgaaaagCATGAAGAGCAAGGCAATGAATAGCAAGTTGGACCCGAGTTCTCGGCCTTTACATGAGTTAACATTTGCCTGTAATCGAGACGAGGCGGTAGGAAAACAGAGAGAATACAAGCCTGGCATGACTGCTCATCTGCAGTGTCGAAGGACATTTGCCAATCAAGCCAGCCGGCAGGGTGAGGCCTACAGCGTGccccaccacaacaaacagATGAGAAGACGTGACTGGctctctcctcccaaccaaCGCCAGACTTGATTGCGGGTGGTCGCATCGCCTTATATTACCCCCAACTGACAGACCAACTGCTCAAGATCAAAGAGTCGACAATTTTCTCTGAAACCTGTTTCCTTTGCTCCTCTTGTCTACCTGCAGAGATCATTGTTCCGGTAAGTCCTGTCACCAATACGTCCTGTCACCAATACCCCACTGTCTCAGACACccagccaaccaccagcttcttcatacagtcacctccctccacaTCTCTTCCATCTCCACGACCTTCCAGATACACATAGAATTATAGATACGACAATTACCAtgctatcctcctcctccgaatcGACATCAAGAAAGCCGCTTGACAGTAGTTGGAGGAACAGACGAGACATGTCTGAAGGGTCCAGTTGGCGAGGTGGGAATACTGCTAGTAGAGGGAGCTGGCGAGGAGGCAGAGCCCAATACCGACGCGGGGGCTGGGTAGGAGGAAGCTCTGGAGCTGCCACaagttggagaggggggcggtCCAATAGGCATGGCGAACCGTCACATTCTCGCCGTGTCTGCGAGTTTTTCCAACGCGGCCGGTGCGCATATGGGGAGAGCTGCAAGTTTGAGCACTTTTCTAGGACACCAACAGATGGGGTGACCACTGCCCTTTCCTTCAGCAGCCTAGCTCCAAGCCAGTTGGAGAGTACGGCCCGAGACCACTACTTGACCTTCAAGCGACAGGTCAAACGAACGTCAGGGAACTTTGTGGAAACTTGGGCACTTGCCGCTTCGGTACTCGATGGTCCTCTTCGTGAACGACATCAAGCAATTGCCCGTGATCTTGTGGATGATGATCTCGGCGGACCAGGCTTCATCTTGCACACGAATGTGCTAGGACTTGGCATTCAGGTCCCAGGATAAAGTACCCGTAGCCTGACACCCCACTGTGGCTGTCCCAAGGGTTTCCCGTCATTCATTTCATCAGGCACAGCAATGGCTACGCGCTACACACTCTCCCCAGAAGTCACGCATCAAATCTGTGAGTTTCTGCATGAAGAGCATAGGCCCAGCTTGGTTTCCTTTGCACTGGTCAGCAAACAATGCCACGCAATTGCCAGTGCTTGTCTCTTTCGAAGGCTCACGTTCAACATCGCCACACCAACGCGTCTGCAGCAACATACAGCAAAATGCAC comes from the Podospora pseudocomata strain CBS 415.72m chromosome 5, whole genome shotgun sequence genome and includes:
- a CDS encoding hypothetical protein (CAZy:PL1; COG:G; EggNog:ENOG503NXXT), with translation MRFNLLLLFAPLSRALPLLPTSLFGLASWDVEGFARDNPLGPTTGGKGGPTVTVSTVADFKAAVTGDEPKIVLVSGELNFPSRPKIGSNKSVIGVGKTAQITGSGLDIVNATNVIIQNLKISFILDNDCITIRNSTRVWVDHNEFTSDISKGPDEYDGQVDIIRGSDWITVSWNYFHDHWKSSLVGNDANFRDIDFGHLHITYHHNHWRNEGTRGPAGRFGHQHVYNNLYEDFLYQAIHSRSDNQVLVEGNVFRGKTREALSTYGLVIPEDSPNTCVCGDEELDGFANLGARNDWGGATVNITQVGDFVKAPYKYKLTPLLLVSPLVKFGAGVGKI